A window from Salvia miltiorrhiza cultivar Shanhuang (shh) chromosome 2, IMPLAD_Smil_shh, whole genome shotgun sequence encodes these proteins:
- the LOC131009079 gene encoding phosphatidylglycerophosphate phosphatase 1, chloroplastic/mitochondrial-like isoform X3 — MQSTSISSSWHTCCYYPVPNNIFHHNPHHRIPSKITINSRPRNSQYTNHNVVALTATHSCSKEQESKQKHNHQENSEFLQDFCSSAENQEPHFGEGERERGFGVDNQSGISSNMGWAELKAALGQRINFEGIACSFGIFSKDKQLAIPHVGVPDIRYIDWAELKNRGFQGVVFDKDNTITVPYSLSLWAPLGPTIEQCKSLFGSNIAVFSNSAGLSEYDPDGRKAGALEDAIGIKVIRHKMKKPAGTAEEIENTFGCESSRLIMVGDRPFTDIVYGNRNGFLTILSEPLSHEEEPLIVRQLRI, encoded by the exons atgcaatccacttcaatttcttcttcatggCACACTTGCTGCTACTATCCTGTTCCCAATAATATCTTCCACCACAATCCCCATCATCGTATTCCTAGCAAGATCACGATCAACTCGAGGCCTCGAAATTCCCAGTATACAAATCATAACGTTGTCGCACTAACCGCCACGCATAGTTGCAGCAAAGAACAAGAAAGCAAGCAGAAGCATAATCATCAAGAAAACAGCGAGTTCCTGCAGGATTTTTGCTCTTCCGCCGAAAATCAGGAGCCCCATTTCGGGGAGGGTGAAAGGGAGCGGGGATTTGGGGTGGATAATCAATCAGGCATTTCTTCGAACATGGGGTGGGCTGAATTGAAAGCCGCATTAGGGCAGCGGATTAATTTCGAAGGCATCGCTTGCTCCTTTGGGATTTTCTCGAAAGACAAGCAGTTAGCGATTCCACATGTTGGCGTGCCTGATATCAGGTACATTGATTGGGCTGAGCTGAAAAATAGGGGTTTTCAAGGTGTAGTGTTTGATAAGGATAACACTATCACTGTTCCTTACTCTTTGAGCTTGTGGGCGCCTCTTGGACCGACTATTGAGCAGTGTAAATCTTTGTTCGGCTCGAATATCGCTGTTTTCAGCAACTCTGCGG GGTTGTCTGAGTATGACCCTGATGGTAGAAAGGCTGGAGCTCTGGAGGATGCAATTGGCATCAAAGTCATAAGGCATA AGATGAAGAAGCCTGCAGGAACAGCTGAAGAAATTGAAAACACCTTTGGCTGTGAATCCTCTAGACTCATTATG GTTGGTGATCGGCCTTTCACAGATATTGTTTACGGGAACAGAAATGGTTTTTTGACAATACTGAGTGAACCACTTAGTCATGAAGAGGAGCCTTTGATTGTGAGGCAG CTGAGAATATGA
- the LOC131009079 gene encoding phosphatidylglycerophosphate phosphatase 1, chloroplastic/mitochondrial-like isoform X1 — protein sequence MQSTSISSSWHTCCYYPVPNNIFHHNPHHRIPSKITINSRPRNSQYTNHNVVALTATHSCSKEQESKQKHNHQENSEFLQDFCSSAENQEPHFGEGERERGFGVDNQSGISSNMGWAELKAALGQRINFEGIACSFGIFSKDKQLAIPHVGVPDIRYIDWAELKNRGFQGVVFDKDNTITVPYSLSLWAPLGPTIEQCKSLFGSNIAVFSNSAGLSEYDPDGRKAGALEDAIGIKVIRHKMKKPAGTAEEIENTFGCESSRLIMVGDRPFTDIVYGNRNGFLTILSEPLSHEEEPLIVRQVGHFKLFSCLCCLRALIDCDLQVSRIYRAVDMSFNINFSFGAWLTNFVTHYVASVFNSCFVIRGDIGALFSTL from the exons atgcaatccacttcaatttcttcttcatggCACACTTGCTGCTACTATCCTGTTCCCAATAATATCTTCCACCACAATCCCCATCATCGTATTCCTAGCAAGATCACGATCAACTCGAGGCCTCGAAATTCCCAGTATACAAATCATAACGTTGTCGCACTAACCGCCACGCATAGTTGCAGCAAAGAACAAGAAAGCAAGCAGAAGCATAATCATCAAGAAAACAGCGAGTTCCTGCAGGATTTTTGCTCTTCCGCCGAAAATCAGGAGCCCCATTTCGGGGAGGGTGAAAGGGAGCGGGGATTTGGGGTGGATAATCAATCAGGCATTTCTTCGAACATGGGGTGGGCTGAATTGAAAGCCGCATTAGGGCAGCGGATTAATTTCGAAGGCATCGCTTGCTCCTTTGGGATTTTCTCGAAAGACAAGCAGTTAGCGATTCCACATGTTGGCGTGCCTGATATCAGGTACATTGATTGGGCTGAGCTGAAAAATAGGGGTTTTCAAGGTGTAGTGTTTGATAAGGATAACACTATCACTGTTCCTTACTCTTTGAGCTTGTGGGCGCCTCTTGGACCGACTATTGAGCAGTGTAAATCTTTGTTCGGCTCGAATATCGCTGTTTTCAGCAACTCTGCGG GGTTGTCTGAGTATGACCCTGATGGTAGAAAGGCTGGAGCTCTGGAGGATGCAATTGGCATCAAAGTCATAAGGCATA AGATGAAGAAGCCTGCAGGAACAGCTGAAGAAATTGAAAACACCTTTGGCTGTGAATCCTCTAGACTCATTATG GTTGGTGATCGGCCTTTCACAGATATTGTTTACGGGAACAGAAATGGTTTTTTGACAATACTGAGTGAACCACTTAGTCATGAAGAGGAGCCTTTGATTGTGAGGCAGGTTGGTCacttcaaattattttcttgtcTGTGCTGCCTAAGAGCTCTGATTGATTGTGATTTGCAAGTTAGTCGAATATATAGAGCTGTAGATATGAGTTTTAATATTAACTTTTCTTTTGGGGCATGGCTGACAAATTTTGTAACTCATTATGTTGCATCCGTGTTCAATAGCTGTTTTGTCATTCGAGGTGATATTGGAGCATTGTTTTCAACTTTATAA